The Oligoflexia bacterium DNA segment AAACGTGTTGCCAACTTTTTCAGCTACACATGTGGTTTTAGTTTAGCCGCAGCCCTAGGCGGAGCCCATGAGGTGATCAGCATAGATACCTCAGGTGCAACTCTTGATTGGGGAAAATGTAATTTTAAACTCAACGGACTCAACCCTGATCAATATGATTTTTTTGTGGCAGATTCTATTTTCTTTTTAAAGGCATGCTTAAAAAGAGAGCGTCAATTTGATTTAATAATTATTGATCCACCCACATTTTCACGTCACAAACACGGGGTTTTTAATCTTAATGAAAATCTTGATGAACTTTTAGACTTTGCCTTTAAATGCCTAGCCCCTCACGGGCGACTATTGTTCACACTCAATGATGAATCAATCACAAGCCAGTTTTTAGGCAGACGTCTCGAGTTGTCGGTTGAACGCACAATTAAAAAAGTCATAAGGCTTGAGCGTTGTCACCCGCCTTATGACTTTGAATTTCCATTAGAGCGAAACACAGTGATGAAAGGTTTTTGGATTTATTTATAACCAAAAGCTATAACGAGTACTTATTTTTTATGATGAGCCCTAATCACTGTTTTGATATTACCACGCACACTAAAATCACCCACAACTTCAATTTCCCAAGGGTCAAGGAGTTTAATCAAGTCATCAATAATGATGTTAGTCACATCTTCGTGAAACACATTCATGTTTCTAAATTTATTGATGTAGAGTTTTAAACTTTTAAGCTCTACACATTTTTTATCGGGTGAATATTTAATCTGAATAGTCGCAAAATCTGGGAACCCACTACGCGGACAAAGACACGTAAATTCAGGACAAGTGAATTCGATCCAGTATCTTCGTACTTGGGTGCGGTTTTCAAAACACTCTAATTGGGCGTTTTTGATCATCTCTTCGCCGTGAAGCATAACTTCCTCCAAAGGCTTAATTAAAATCAGGATCTCTTAATTTTTTCATGCAGAAATTGACAACATAAATGCGAAAACATCAATTGAGCATCTTCACAAATTCCATAATTATACGATTCATAATGTATAGCGACATCTGAGAGTGGTTTTAATTTTCCACCACTAAACCCTACAAGGCTTATCACTTGTGCTTTTTTTAGACGTGCGTATTCAACAGCCTTAATTATATTTGGTGAATTACCACTAGCTGAAATCGCAATACAAACATCACCCGGATTTAAAAGATTTTTAAGCTGCTCAGCAAATATAGATTCATACCCACAATCGTTGGCGTATGCGGTAAGTAAACTCATATTATCAGCAAGGCCCATCACTCGGAGACGTTTTTTATTCTCAACTGATGTCCCCTTAGAAAGATCATTAACCATATGAGAGCTGGTTCCCGCTGAACCACCGTTGCCAAAAATAAAAACCTGCTTGTCTTTTTCATAGGCCGCCCACATGACTTCCATAGCTTGAGTAAATGCCTTACCAAGATACACGTCAAAAATTGAATGTGCCTCTTTAAGATAATTGCTAGCAAAGTTTGTAGGTGTAAAATCTG contains these protein-coding regions:
- the queF gene encoding preQ(1) synthase, which translates into the protein MLHGEEMIKNAQLECFENRTQVRRYWIEFTCPEFTCLCPRSGFPDFATIQIKYSPDKKCVELKSLKLYINKFRNMNVFHEDVTNIIIDDLIKLLDPWEIEVVGDFSVRGNIKTVIRAHHKK
- a CDS encoding SIS domain-containing protein, with amino-acid sequence MSEMPSDFTPTNFASNYLKEAHSIFDVYLGKAFTQAMEVMWAAYEKDKQVFIFGNGGSAGTSSHMVNDLSKGTSVENKKRLRVMGLADNMSLLTAYANDCGYESIFAEQLKNLLNPGDVCIAISASGNSPNIIKAVEYARLKKAQVISLVGFSGGKLKPLSDVAIHYESYNYGICEDAQLMFSHLCCQFLHEKIKRS